The genomic window GATCGTGGAGTTCGCACGGGAGGGCTTCGACCGCGGCCTGTCGCTCGCCGAGGCCGCGACCCAGGCGGCGCGGCAGCGGCTGCGGCCCATCATCATGACGTCGCTCGCCTTCAGCCTGGGCGTGGTGCCACTGGCCATCGCCTCCGGCGCGGGGTCGGGCGCGCAGAACGCGATCGGCACCGGCGTCATCGGCGGCGTGGTCGCGGGGACGGTGCTGGCGGTGCTCTTCGTGCCGGTCTTCTTCGTGCTGGTGCTGCGCCTGTTCCGCGCGCGCACGCGGGCCGTGGGTGTCCCGGCACCGGCGCTTGGGGAAGCGCCGCATTGACGGAAGCCCTGTTGGCCTGCGCCCCGGCCGCCGGGCGCCGCAAGCCCGGCCGCCGCCCGATGCCCGAGGCGGAGCGCCGCGACCTGGTGCGCGATGCCGCCGCGACGGTCTTCCTGCGCGACGGATACGCCGCCGCCAGCATGGAGGATGTGGCGCGCCTTGCGGGCATGTCGAAGCGCACCCTCTACCGCATCTCCCCGTCCAAGGCGGATTTGTTCGAGGACACGATAGGCTCCGTCCTCGCCCCGCTGCGCATCGACAGCGCGCTGGAAGAGGGGCCCGAACTGGGGGCGGCGCTGGAGGCCATTCTTGAAGCCACCGGGCGGCACCTTCTGGCGCAACGCCAGACCGCGCTGTTCCGCCTGGTCATCG from Roseococcus microcysteis includes these protein-coding regions:
- a CDS encoding TetR/AcrR family transcriptional regulator; its protein translation is MTEALLACAPAAGRRKPGRRPMPEAERRDLVRDAAATVFLRDGYAAASMEDVARLAGMSKRTLYRISPSKADLFEDTIGSVLAPLRIDSALEEGPELGAALEAILEATGRHLLAQRQTALFRLVIAEGPRCPELAERWHRALVSRGASSLERRLAAEMRAARLRLTDARLAARMLYGMALGAAQIRLLLGVAPPPCGVELRAMIKAAVSVFLDGARMPQALD